ACAAGCCTTTATTTCTATTAGACCATATCTGGTAAACCATAGGAGCAAGGGCTACTGCGAAAACATTCTTCTAAAATCTGCCGTATCTGCTGCAAGTAAGGCCTCTTATCAAACATTTTATAGTGATGTAGCTGGAGTGTTCATTGTAACCAAGTTTTGATTCCTTGTAACACCCTGCTACTAAACAAACACTCAAAAAATAAATGCGAAATATTTTCTATATCAGCACCACAGATATCACAATTTGCAACATTGCAAATATTATATTTCAACGACCTCTCTCTTGTTTGCAACCTATCCACCATAGCTAACCAAAAGATAAATTTATGTCTAGGAGTAGCTAGCCGATCCCAAACCACAATCTGCCAATATAATGATTCTTGAACTGGACAAAGCACCTTATAACCCTGCTTAATCTGATATCTCAGATGTAAATCTTTGAATATCAATGAGTCCTTTGAACCTATCTTTGACTGCTACAATTTGTTTCCAATTCCAGCTACTGGACACCGAAGCTTTATAACTCCACCAATCTTCTTCACCCAAATACACATTGTAAATCCATTTTATCCAAAGATTATCTTGCTTTGTTGCCACATCCCATATGTATTTCCCTATTGCTGCCATATTCCACTGAATGACATTCCGAAAGCCAAGGCCGCCCTCTTTTTTCGGTTTGCAAAGTGATTCCCATGCTACATACCCCGGCCCAAGGTATTCGGATTCTCCTTTCCACAAGTAAGCTCTACAAATAGAGTTCACTTTTTGAAGAACTTTCTTAGGTAGGATCATAATTTGGGACCGGTAGGAATGAATAGTGATCAAAACTGAATTGATTAGAGTAATTCGACCAGCAAAAGATAAGTTCCTTGAACTCCATGATCTGATTCTGAACACCATTTTTTCCAACAACTAATCACACCCAGCCACTAAAATTTTTTTTTGCACAAATTGGAATACCAAGATATCGAAAAGGCAAGTCATGTTTGCAAAAAACAGAGATATGTATCACTCTTTGAACTTCCCCCGAATCCATTCCACAATAGAATATTGCAGACTTGGATTCATTCGGCTGCAAACTTGATGTTTGAGAGAAAAGTTTAAGACCTTGTAGTATGAGGTAGATAGATTTGAAATCACCATGACAGAATAATAAAACATCATCTGCAAAACAAAGATGATTTAATTCAAGAGTAGAGCATATGTCATGGAAAATGAAGCCTTCTTTCTTCCCTACTTTCCCCATGATTCGAGACAAATATTCCATTCCCAAAACAAACAACAAAAGGGACATTGGGTCTCCTTGGCGCAAACCTCTTTTCGCTTCAAAGTACCCAACCATAGATCCATTAAACATTAGAGAGAACCGGGGTGTACGCACACATATCATAATAAGATGAATGAATCTATCTGGGAACTTGAAGGCTCTCAACATCTCCTCAATGAAGTCCCACTCTATTGTGTCATATGCCTTCCTCAAACCTAGTTTAATCATACATTTGGGTCTTGTACTCTTTCTTCCATAATGGTGGCACACCATTATATTATGAGCGATATATCTCCCTTGTATAAAACCCCCTGATTAGAAGCTATGAGCTTTGGAAGAACTAATCTCAGTCGTGAACAAATTATTTATTCGTTGTTATATgtaattaacacaaacaaagttttaatCATATATTATGCTAGAGAAACTTTGCTTCACACCTAGCATATCCAACTGATAAAACTTTATTCGTTTTTGGTTGTATTATTCTAGGTGTGATGAATCTGAATTAATTGATAAAATTGTCAATGACATTTTGAAGAAATTGAATTTTGTGTCATCAAGTATTGAAGTTTTGAATGATCTAGTTGGCATGGAGAGACGAATTGAAAATCTTGAATCATTGTTTCAGACCAAGTCATCGTTAGATGCCCAAATTGTAGGAATTTTGGGAATGGATGGCATGGGCAAGACAACTCTAGCACATGCCCTATTTACTCGAATTTACAATAGGTTCGAAGGTCAttgctttcttgaaaatgccagGGAAGAATGGCAAAAACACAAGAGGCTCAATTTAAGGGAAAAGCTTTATGCTGAGTTATTGGAGGAACGCCATCAAGATATAGTCAACATGTTTGCGAAGGAAAGACTTTCTCGTAAAAAGGTACTCATTGTTCTTGATGATCTATCTGATGTAGAGCAATTTGAGTATTTAGTTGGAGATCGGAATTGGTTAAGGCATGGAAGTAGAGTAATTATAACAACTAGAAATAAGCAAATGCTTAATAATATTGGGGTTGATTGGATCTACATGGCAGAGCAACTAGATGATGATGAAGCTCTTCAACTCTTTAGTTTGAAAGCATTCCAAACAGATTCTCCACCAAAGAAATACATGGACTTGTCGAAAGAAGTAGTGAATTATGCCGCAGGCATGCCCTTGGCTCTAAAAGTTTTAGGTTCTCACTTGAATTCAAAGAGCGAAGAAGAGTGGAAAAGTGCATTAGTCAAGTTAAAACAGTTTCTTGATGGAAAGATTCAGGGTATATTGAAAATGAGTTATGATGGACTTGATTATCATGAGCGAGATGCGTTTCTTGACATTGCCTGTTTTTTTAAAGGAAATAAAATAGCGTTTGTGGAAGAAATTTTGGGTGGTTGTGGATTTAAGGATACCATAAGAAATCTCATTAATAACTCTCTCATTAGTATCACACATGAGAATAAGGTATGGATGCATAATTTGGTGCAACAAATGGGGTGGGAAATTGTTCGTCAAAAAAATCCTAAAAAGCTTGGAAAGCGCAGTAGGTTGTGGATTACCAATGAAGTATGTCATGTTTTGCTACGTGATTTAGTAAGTACTAATTAatgttttattctattattatgtattcttattgttgttgatgtaagagtaaatatatatatgggaaTTCTCTTATACGGGTTTCACTTAAAGCTctatcggtggggctctcagtgttctcgactcgtgaaccGTTTTTGACGCGATTTATTTTATGACCGtctatattgtagctatttagagcatcctgcaaattttcagaaaatttcgaatagtttacagtaccaaaaactaagttcaaatatgttgttgtacgcgtgactaatttttttatgcatgtggaaaacaacatgtttgaacctagttttcggtactgtaaactattcagaattttctaaaaatttgcaggatgctctaaacactacaatatatacggtcattaCAAAAATCAcgttgaaaactgttcacgggtcgagaaacactgagagccccaccagtagggcttaaagtgaagtccctatagaagaattgtcatatatatatatattacaaagtATTAAGTTGTGTAATCTATTGTCATATTGCTTGTCAATTTTCAGGGTACTTCATCAATTGAAGGATTATCACTTAACACATCTCACATGAAGTATGATATGGACATAAAACCTACCGCTTTCAATAAGATGTACAATCTAAGATTGCTTAGAATTATTGTATGCATGGGGAACTACAAATTAAGTGTTTCTGGAGGTCTTGATTTTCTTCCAGATGCGCTTAGATATCTCGAGTGGGCTCAGTATCCGTTGAAATCCTTGCCATCAAGTTTCATTCCACATAATCTTGTAAACCTCGatatgcccctaggccaatttgaGCATCTTTGGAATGGACTACAGGTATATGTAGTGTAAATGATATATTTTGTTAATAAATAATGTTTAGGTATAATAATTACAAgaacttattttttttcttaatttcttttttttttcctacaGCATGTGGTGAACTTAAAGTATGTGAGTCTTTGTTTCTCAAAGAAGCTATCTAATATACCAAATTTGAGCAGGGCTAATCTTAAGTGTGCAGATTTTGAAGGTTGTACAAGTTTGGTTGAGGTTCCTTCATTGAGGTTTCAacaaattaatgaaaaaaattctATTAAGATAATTAGGAACCAAATTACATCAAATGTCTGGAGCAAAAGAGAAGACTTGTTAAGATATGGGCCATTGCAGGGTCTCAAAGTCCATGACTACTCTTTGAATCTTAATGGATGTTCTAATTTCAAAACTCTTTCCCATTTGTTTGGAGGTATTGAATATATAGATTTACGCTCGACTGCAATAGAAGTGTtgaacgaaaaaaaaaaaaaaaaaaagagcagcaacaaattgttattattattattaatatataaatatttcctTTATAAATTAGTTAAAACCTGAAAGGAatatttagttattaaaataataataatatataaaaaggGGATGAGTCAGTCAAAAGAGCAAATAAAGGAGATATTTTCTCCACTTCCACCACTTTTACGTTGAGTgggtttttattaaaaataaaaataataaaaataaaaggctCTATAAAAAGATAGAGAGCAGAACAGTTAAAGggatttttttttgggtttttgggCAAAAAGAAAATTGATACGCAAAAGTGAACCAGACAAATTGAGAAGAAAAGAACACTGCATATTCTAAAGCATTCCTTCAAGCTCTACCAAGGTAAGTACAGATTCATAAAATGGATCTATATCCTCTTCTCTTGACTCTTTTATTTTTTCATCTATGGTGATTAAGAGTCATTCTAATCCCCTTTGATTCACTAGACTTCAGAAAATAAGTCGATGTGATATATAATCAAAGGGGAAATGAAAAGACTGATATTTTTATATTGTCAATTTCTTCATGACTTCCTTTTGGTTCACTAGACTTCAGAAAATAAGTCAATATGTGGTACATAACCAAAGGAAAGAATAAGAGATTTAAAGAAATTGTCATGCTgccaaaattatcatgggttttaatgtaaaaaaaataataagagcaAAATAGAAAATTTGGTTGAATATCTCATACCTCGCTGAAATTGCAAATAATTAAAGTATTTGTTTAAGCAGTGCTGGGATTGGCTAGTCAATTTCCTGGTCAAATTCAAAAGAGATAAAATCACTAAATTTTGAGTGAATATTgacatatatatgtatagttgtacaccaaaatgaataaatgaaAACCGGAAGAACTAATAGCACGAAAACTGATTGAATACTGATATGTTTGCAAATAAATCAGTTCAAAATGCTTCCAATGTGATCCTTATCGTGGTGGTGTCTGATTCAATTGCTGATACATATATATGGCTGGTCTTGCATGCCATTTGTTAATTCAGAATTTATATGACATACATGCATATATAAATGGCTGGTCTTGTCTTGCATGCCATATAAGTTATAACAAAGAAACAATATATGTTATAAATACATTTTTCTTTTGTCTTATACGGCCAGTAAAAACTATAATGATAACAAAGCAAAAGCAAATTTGTATTCTCCAGTAAAATAAGTCATGACCGTCgaccatatatacatatatgttgaGCTTGAAAACATATATGTAActctcacatatatatatatatatatatctctgtATATAAAGCATTAAATTAAGGGATATATGCCTATTCATGGTATGCTCACGTGAGTAGCAAAAGGGGGATGAGAGAATAGGTAGCTTACATATAAGGTGTAGGTAAAATTTGAAATCAAGTCCCAAAGTCCCAAGAGAGTCCCACGTTTGGctgaaggaagaaagaaaaatttTGTACTGTAAAAAAAGGTCAAGAAGTAACCATCAGTAATTGACTGTTttgtcaaataaataaataaaaaaaaggatCATAtgcaaaagtatatatatatatatataaaatcagtTTTGTGATCAGCCAAAATTAGATAAGCCAAactcaagatatatatatatatatacacacacacgtATATTATATTAAGTGGAGAAAGAGactctatatatgtatatatgatatCTCAAAAAGATGTGTATTATACATATACAATATATACATAAGAGGGGTTTACCTTGAGGATAAAATTTTTGTGTGTAGGCTCTGTGAGAGAATGACAGTCTATCATATAACTCTTACTTTATCTCTGTAAAGCCATTAAATAGACCAGAGATATATCCAATaatcaaataatatataataaaaatatcttgaatttgaacccaaatttaaattcaaactttaagatatttatattatttgacaaattcaaaacataaaacagtcagattttatctcaaaattttaaattcaaatttaaaaaaagataaattttgaattttaaaataatgatattatctgatataaaattttagattattccccacaaattttggaataatcaattaaaatattgGTTAAATAATctctttatataaaataaattattaaaaatatttataaagagatttcaatacataaaattgtCACCAAAATGATAAAATTCTAAAACCATGCGAAATGGTATGAAATTTCCAAATCCTAAATgagctcatcaaaatcaattcaaatGATGAAATATCATTCCAAAATTCCAAAGAGGTCATTAATCTCACAAAATctcaaaaatggtaattttacctCAAAATTAAAAGTGCACTAAAATTCAAAGCCATAATAAATGGTATCCCAAAAAGAGGTCATTCACCTCTTAATTATCAAAGCATCATAAAATCTTTGGAAATACTGGAACTACGTTAGACTTGATTCCTAAAAAGGGATACGTAGGCAACTTAGTTGCTAAGACTAAGTGCAGTCGCCAATACCACAAAATTGTATAAAAAcacaaatctcaaaattccataaaAGGTCATCCACCTAggaattttttccaaattttcaaaTGGCAAAGAATTCCTGAAAATGGTCATACACCGGAATTCTTATATTCAAATTCTAAAATATCACAATCCGAACTACAAGTGGCTTGATCCTTCACAAAGAAGGTATGTAGGAAACTCAGTTAGACAAAAGTCCTGAGTTCAGCTGCAACTCCAAATTCATCCCAGTTTTCCTTAaattatttcaaattatttaatatCATCGTAATTGGAATCAAAGGgtattttctttaaataaaaggATTGTAATTAAGAGGTTATTCTTATAGTCTCGGATGGGttgaacttaaataaataaaatcttatGCTATAAATTTGGCATAGGTGAAATTGTGttttgcatttatttatttttatttttattttttttatattattattttgtaaatatGAAATTTTTGCTTAACAAGAAGAACTTCACCATTCAATTTGGAGTCTTGGACATCTAGCTTTATTGGATCTCAACAATTGTAAAAGCCTCAAGAACCTACCAGAAGACATTTGTAAGTTGGAGTGCATGAAGGAGCTAAACCTAGGTGGCTGCGTGTGTATCAACATGTTTCCAAAGCTTCCGAGGAACATAGTGAGAGTAGATTTGAGTGGAACAGCAATAGAACAAGTCCCATCATCATCATTCGATTATTGTACAAGTCTTGAGGCTTTGTGTCTGAAAGATTGCACAAGGCTTGAATATGTTTCAACAGCTATTAGCAAGTTAAAATTGCTCAATCATCTTGACCTTTCTTATTGCTCCAAACTAAAGTGCTTCCCAAACATCACGGAGCCTATGGAACATTTGGTGCATCCTTATTTGGATGGTTCAGGGATTGAGGAGATACAATACAGGTCGATTAAAACTTTAATTGGGCTTCGCATGCTAAATTTGAGGCAATGCAAAAATCTTAAATCTCTTCCAATAGGTATTTTTTGTACAAGCCACCTTGAGGTTCTCTACCTACCAGAGCGTTTAGAATTGGAGAGTTCAACATTTCAGAGATTTGAGTATGAATACTACCGTGATGCTTATAACACAGCCAAAAATTCCATCTTAAATCAAGTATGTTCGCACCAACTttcattttaaattatttgactAGATTTCTTAATTGAAATTCTCTTGTTCATGTTGTATGCAGCAGGAAACAGCTTACTCTAAAGAGGGTTctattctttttggcgataaaATACCATTTTGGTTCACACAACAGTCTGAAGGATCATCTATAGGCTTTAAGTTTTCATCAAATTTGCTCGAAATTGACTCAATAACGCTAGCTTTAtgtatggtggttaactttgaaGAGTTGTATATTCATGAGACGAGCCACATTATTCGTTGTGAATGCCATTTCATCAAATGTGATAACACAATTCGGAAACGGGTGTTTGTGTTTCCTAAACAGGAGAAAGTCATATGTTACAaaaattcaaacttcttgttgatGTGGTATTTGAATGAGACATTCAGCAATATTCATGACACGGTTGAGGTATCGTTTGACTTCTCCATTGTAAATGTAGAAGGGAAACAACATCGTGTTGGCCTAGTAAAAAAGTGTGGAATCCATGTGTTGAATAGCCAATGTGCAAATAGTGAGAAAATTCCTCACAACTACTTCCCATTACTGCTTTACATATCAGAGGTAATTCATAAACTTCCTTCCTTAACGTTGCTGCACCTTTAATTAATTGCGTTTATTTTAGACCGTTTATAATTAACATACATTATTGATCGATGCTCATATAGCACTATCATGATTGATAGATTATTCTTGTGATCTCCTTAATAGTGATGCACATGGGGCAGGAAATTGGCGGGGAGTGCTCCCCCGTCCCCGtccccatttatatttttaatcccACGTCTCCGCTTCATCCCCGTTTATTCCCCATCGGGGGCGAGGTGGGGAATCGCCTGTTGGGGCGGGGAATCCCCATGGCTAACAGGGGCGGGTGAAAATGTGCATATAGACTTATAagtaaatgaaagaaaaaaaaagttgggAAAACTATGAAACTACTGACTTTGGTTAAGAATTTTTTCTCTAGGGGAGAAACGGCAACCAATGTGATATGCCCAACCCCATGGGGAAGACGAAACCTTCTGATCTCATTTCAATTACACGACGGGGTACGCTACAATTTCCCGGACGAGGGAGAGTACGACTTTTCAAATAAAGGCTCCAGAgaaggatcatgggcacaaaaacaatgcatttaagttaataattttatatattgaATTAAATCTGTTTATAAATAAAGGTATTGTTGTGTTGTGTTGATTATGTTATGAgaggataataaaaaataaagaaaagattgAGGAAGAATAATACATTCTAGCTCTCACTATCTCATGACactgtgataactctacaaaatagagttatttcaccactttttatgtgctaattgttgtttaattcttgagttttaaagtaattttgaatttattaggtttatttttatttatatattttgatgtgtttttatagttattttgttataaaatgttgtagttaattaattgaattattgttgtttaatttgaggtaaaaaaatgttgtattattaaaattaaatattaaatgtaaattaagttttaattaatattttcaatgaattaatatgatttattttataattgaaaatagttgattttgatttaatttatgtttattttgtagggaatatgtgtattttatttgctcttgaaaataaagaaaaatgatgaaaaaaatgtggtatttttgtgaaaaaaaaaacagaggaaaTTGGCATTTTCCCAGCTGTGGGCTTGCCCTTCCCCAGGCCCAACGCCCAACGCCCAACTCCTCCTAGCTGCTCCTCACAGACCAGCCGTGAACAGCCAGCAGCTCCCCCCACTGGCCCTCTTCCTTGCTGCTCCGTCAACAATGCCACAGCCCAGCAGGCCAACCGAATCAGCCAACATCCAGTTGCCTTCAGCCATTGCACCCCACAGTTCCTCCTTTCCAGCCACCTGCCACAACCCACAAAGCTGTCATTTTTTCTCCCTTGAGTCCAACAAAGACACCAATGTTCCCTTGTCCCACAAtgtccaaaaataccatttttttacccaaacttttctacacattttacctcaaaacatcatcattacaccctataatttacccctattttccataatataatgaattaaattaatttaattaatttaatacctcatgttttggctataaataagggatttggggtcAAAAT
The Humulus lupulus chromosome 6, drHumLupu1.1, whole genome shotgun sequence DNA segment above includes these coding regions:
- the LOC133781386 gene encoding disease resistance protein RPS4B-like is translated as MKELNLGGCVCINMFPKLPRNIVRVDLSGTAIEQVPSSSFDYCTSLEALCLKDCTRLEYVSTAISKLKLLNHLDLSYCSKLKCFPNITEPMEHLVHPYLDGSGIEEIQYRSIKTLIGLRMLNLRQCKNLKSLPIGIFCTSHLEVLYLPERLELESSTFQRFEYEYYRDAYNTAKNSILNQQETAYSKEGSILFGDKIPFWFTQQSEGSSIGFKFSSNLLEIDSITLALCMVVNFEELYIHETSHIIRCECHFIKCDNTIRKRVFVFPKQEKVICYKNSNFLLMWYLNETFSNIHDTVEVSFDFSIVNVEGKQHRVGLVKKCGIHVLNSQCANSEKIPHNYFPLLLYISEVIHKLPSLTLLHL